The Scomber scombrus chromosome 5, fScoSco1.1, whole genome shotgun sequence genome window below encodes:
- the ccnl1a gene encoding cyclin-L1a isoform X3: MAAGPLSVSSNASTNNDGILIGDKVYSEVYLTIDNSLIPEERLSPTPSMMDGLDLTTETDLRILGCELIQSAGILLRLPQVAMATGQVLFHRFFYSKSFVKHSFEIVAMACINLASKIEEAPRRIRDVINVFHHLRQMRGKKIPSSLILDQNYINTKNQVIKAERRVLKELGFCVHVKHPHKIIVMYLQVLECEKNQTLVQTAWVVHAGTT; encoded by the exons ATGGCCGCGGGTCCCCTCTCTGTATCTTCCAATGCGTCCACAAACAACGATGGAATTCTCATTGGTGACAAAGTTTACTCGGAGGTGTACCTCACCATCGACAACTCTCTCATACCAGAGGAAAGGCTTTCTCCGACGCCGTCGATGATGGACGGCCTCGACCTGACCACGGAGACCGACCTTCGCATCCTTGGGTGTGAATTGATTCAGTCGGCGGGTATCCTTCTCCGACTACCACAG GTGGCAATGGCGACGGGGCAGGTGCTTTTCCATCGGTTTTTCTACTCCAAGTCCTTCGTGAAGCACAGCTTTGAG aTTGTTGCGATGGCTTGTATCAACTTGGCCTCCAAGATTGAAGAAGCGCCGCGACGAATACGAGACGTCATCAATGTGTTCCACCATCTGAGACAGATGAGAGGCAAAAA GATTCCAAGCTCATTGATACTTGATCAGAACTACATTAACACCAAAAACCAAGTCATCAAAGCTGAGCGGCGGGTCCTGAAGGAGCTGGGCTTCTGTGTGCACGTCAAGCATCCCCACAAG ATTATCGTCATGTACCTTCAAGTCCTCGAATGTGAAAAGAACCAAACACTGGTCCAGACGGCCTG GGTAGTCCATGCTG gaACTACATGA
- the ccnl1a gene encoding cyclin-L1a isoform X2, with amino-acid sequence MAAGPLSVSSNASTNNDGILIGDKVYSEVYLTIDNSLIPEERLSPTPSMMDGLDLTTETDLRILGCELIQSAGILLRLPQVAMATGQVLFHRFFYSKSFVKHSFEIVAMACINLASKIEEAPRRIRDVINVFHHLRQMRGKKIPSSLILDQNYINTKNQVIKAERRVLKELGFCVHVKHPHKIIVMYLQVLECEKNQTLVQTAWVVHAGKSHKEPLNSASFNHMTSGSSPHWLAAPLKTANPNAKIH; translated from the exons ATGGCCGCGGGTCCCCTCTCTGTATCTTCCAATGCGTCCACAAACAACGATGGAATTCTCATTGGTGACAAAGTTTACTCGGAGGTGTACCTCACCATCGACAACTCTCTCATACCAGAGGAAAGGCTTTCTCCGACGCCGTCGATGATGGACGGCCTCGACCTGACCACGGAGACCGACCTTCGCATCCTTGGGTGTGAATTGATTCAGTCGGCGGGTATCCTTCTCCGACTACCACAG GTGGCAATGGCGACGGGGCAGGTGCTTTTCCATCGGTTTTTCTACTCCAAGTCCTTCGTGAAGCACAGCTTTGAG aTTGTTGCGATGGCTTGTATCAACTTGGCCTCCAAGATTGAAGAAGCGCCGCGACGAATACGAGACGTCATCAATGTGTTCCACCATCTGAGACAGATGAGAGGCAAAAA GATTCCAAGCTCATTGATACTTGATCAGAACTACATTAACACCAAAAACCAAGTCATCAAAGCTGAGCGGCGGGTCCTGAAGGAGCTGGGCTTCTGTGTGCACGTCAAGCATCCCCACAAG ATTATCGTCATGTACCTTCAAGTCCTCGAATGTGAAAAGAACCAAACACTGGTCCAGACGGCCTG GGTAGTCCATGCTGGTAAGTCACATAAAGAACCTCTGAACTCTGCCTCCTTCAACCACATGACCTCAGGAAGCTCCCCCCATTGGCTGGCTGCCCCTCTCAAGACAGCCAATCCCAATGCCAAGATTCACTGA